The genome window GCTCTGACCGTTGTCAATATCGGCGTCTTCGGCGTCCTCGCGTACAGTGGCTACCACTACATGGAGTCGGTCGAATTCTGCGGTCAGTTTTGCCACACGGTCATGAATCCCGAGTATGAGACCTACAAACGCTCACCGCACTCCCGTGTCCCTTGCGTTGAATGTCATATCGGCAGCGGGGCAGAGTGGTTTGTCAAATCTAAACTTTCCGGGACGCGTCAGCTCGTGGCCGTTGCTCTCAATACCTACCCCCGGCCGATTGCGACTCCGGTGCACGGCCTGCGCCCGGCCAGGGAAACTTGTGAAGAGTGTCATCGCCCCGAACTTTTTCATGGCGAGAAACTGGTTATACGTGAACATACCCTTGACGACGAAGTTAATTCCAAAACCAATACTGTGCTGATGATGAAGATCGGTTCGGCCGGCGACCGGGCGGTAAGTTCACACGGCATTCACTGGCACGTCTCTCCGGAAAATACGATCACATATCTTTCGGATGCAGCGCGGCAGGTGATCTCCGAAGTCACCCTCACCCGGGGGGACGGCACCAAAACAGTCTTCCGCTCCGGCGCCAAACTCGACAGTGGGAAAGGTGAAAAAAGCAAATTCGAGGTGCGAACCATGGACTGCATCGATTGTCACAACCGTCCGTCGCACATCTACCTTTCGGCCGAGGAAGCGATTGATCTCAAGTTTGCAGAAGGAAAGATTCCGCGAGATCTTCCGTTCATCAAGCGCGAAGCGCTGAAGGCTGCCAACAAGAGCTACAAGAGCGCTGCGGCTGCCAAGATCGGGATTGCTGCTGATTTGCAGGCTTTTTATCAGCAGAATTATCCGGAGATCGTGAAACAGAAGGGGGCACAGTTTCTCCAGTCGATCACCGGGGTTCAGGCTGCTTATGGTGAGAATGTCTTCCCCGATATGAATATCGGCTGGGGGAACTACACCTCGCTGCTGCAGCACGGGCCGGACTTTGACAAAGGCTGTTTCCGCTGCCATAGCGGTGAGCATGAATCCGATACGGGCGAAATCATCTCTTCCGACTGCGACAATTGCCATACTATTTTGGCCGAGGGTGAAAAGAATCCGGCTATTCTCAAAATTATTCGTGGCGAATAATTTCAAACTATCAATAAAACGGGGCAGCTGCCGCTGCCCCGTTTTATTGATAGTTCATTTCTGTAAAGGTTTTGCGGTTGCGCGATACTCCTTGGGAACATCCGCGAGACGCGTAGTCAAATGTAATCCCCCTGCTTTGTCCGTATAAACGTAGCCGCCCGGCTCGACTTCGTGTTGCAATAGAGGTTCAATCTTTTTAAGCATCGCCGGAGGCAGCGTTGGCGACCAGTCCTTTTTTACCCCTTCGAGACGAAGATCGTCCTTTTTGGCCAGGAGAATAATCCGGCCGCGAAAATCTTTGTAAAATGTTTGCGCAGCACGATAGGCCGGCGCATCCAGGGAGTAATTCATCAGGAGTTGATCGGCGGCCACGCAGCTGCTGACAATGATCACAGCCCATAACAGCCAGATAAAGAGACGTTTCATATTCATCCTTCTTGAGAACTAAAAAGCAAAAGATATTTAACTCCCAGGCAGAGTGATGCAGAGGCATTCCCCTTCGGCATAGATAGTTGCGCCCCGGCAGATCCGGCCATGCACCAGGATTTTTCGTCCGACGACCGAGATGATGTCGGTCTCGACGGTGACGACCTGCTCTATGGGCAGAAGGCCACGAAAGCTGACGTTAAGATTGCCGACGACAATGCGATGACCGGTTGCCCAGGCGGCCAACCCCAGGACTTCGTCGAGAACCGCCGCGATCGCCCCGCCATGGGCGTTTCCCGGCGGCCCCTCGGTCTCGGGACCGAACCAGATGCGGGCGCGCAGTTGCTGCGCCGGATTACGGAAATAACGCACGCGGAAACGCTCGCCGTCAGGATCACCGGAAACGAAGCGCAGTGATTTGCCGACCAGGGCCGGGGCATCGAAAGGGGTCCAGTCGGATTCCCCACTTAGATTGGGAGGGGGGGGAAGAGTTGAGGAAATCGACACGGCAGACTCCTTGACGGTCATTGTATTGGCTGAGGGGCGTTACCATAACAGAGTTTTTGCTTGCTGAAAAGTCGGTTGACTGGAAGATAGCGCCGTGTTTTAATTCCATCGTGCTTGCCGCCTCTTGTCTTCCCATTCGCGCATTTATCGCTTTCGGCTCCAATCTGGGTGACCGCCATGCTCTTTTGCTGGCGGCGCGGCAGGAACTTTGCTCGACGCCAGGGATCAACTGTGTCGCGGCTTCGTCCCTGTACGAAAGTGAAGCGTATGGCGGACCAGAAGGACAGGGTCTTTATCTCAATGCGGTTATCGAGATTGCCACAACCCTCGCTCCCGCTGCCCTTCTGCAGTTATTGCATAACATCGAAAGCAGACACGGCCGCATCCGCCGCGAACGCTGGTCCGAACGCACCCTTGATCTCGATCTGCTTTTTTACAACGACCTGATCCTCCAGACCGGGAGTTTGACGCTCCCCCATCCCCGGTTGCACGAGCGCGCTTTTGTGCTCCTCCCCTGCGCGGAGATTGCGCCAACGCTCCTCCATCCGGTCTATGGTCGGACGATTTTGCAGTTAAGCGAAGAAATAGAGCCTTCCGGAACCTGGCTGGCAAAGCAAAGGTGGTGAAGAATGGCGTGGTTTTTGATCCGACTCCTGTTGCTGGTGATCCTTTTTCTGCTGCTTAAACGGTTATGGACGTCCCTCTGTGGCGCTGTCCGGGACGAAGGGGGGTTACCGCCCCGCAGCGAGACTTCACCGCAGCCGATGGTGCGCGACCCCGAATGTGGTCTTCATCTCCCTTTGCCCGACGCCCTCACCGTTCAGACAGAAAAGGGTCTCCGTTATTTCTGTTCACGGGAATGTCGCGATGCTTATCTGGCTAAAGAACATAAATAACTCTTCTCCCCTCCCTCTGCATTGAAAGGCCAAAAAGAATGAAGTTTTTTATCGACACTGCTGAAATTGCCGAAATCCGTGCTGCCTGCGAACTCGGTCTCGTCGATGGCGTTACCACCAATCCTTCGCTGATTGCCAAGAGCGGCCGGATCTTTACTGAAGTCCTTGCCGAGATTGCTGCGTTGGTCGACGGGCCGATCTCCGCCGAAGTCATCGCCCTTGATGCGCCGGGGATGATTGCCGAAGGCCGCGAACTGGTGAAGATTGCCAAAAACATCGTCATCAAGGTGCCGATGACGAGTGAAGGCCTCAAGGCGACGCAGGTCTTCAGTAAAGAAGGGATCAAGACCAACGTCACCCTGATCTTCTCGGCGCTGCAGGCCCTTCTTGCCGCCAAGGCCGGCGCCACTTACGTCTCCCCCTTTGTCGGTCGTCTCGATGATATCGGTCACGACGGCATGGACGGCGTCGACCAGATCAAGACGATCTTCAGCAATTACGGTTATGACACTGAAATTATCGTCGCTTCGGTGCGCAGTCCCATGCATGTGCATAATGCCGCCCTGATCGGTGCCGATATCTGCACCATCCCCTTCAGCGTCATGACCCAGTTGGCGAAACACCCCCTGACCGATATCGGCATTGAAAAGTTCCTGGCCGATTGGCAGAAGAGTAAAAAAGGCTGATTCCACTTTCCTGGATCTTTAACCCGCCGTTTGGTCTCTCAAGAAAATGAGGGTCCATGCGGCGGGTTTTTTATTTTCTGCTAAAATGAGACGTCACCGGCTACAAGCAGGGAGCAAAGGAGGAAGAAGATGAATATTCACGAATATCAGGCCAAGGAACTGCTCGGCAGTTACGATATCCCGGTGCCGCGCGGCCGCGTCTGTCTCACCGCCGACCAGGTCGAACGGGCGGCGAAGATGATGGGGGGGCGCTGTGTCGTCAAGGCCCAGGTCTACGCCGGCGGGCGCGGCAAGGCCGGCGGCGTCAAGTTGGTGCATCATCCCGAACAGGCGCAGGACCTCGCCAAAGAGCTCTTTGGCCGCAAGCTGGTGACGAATCAGACCGGCCCGGAAGGGCTGCGCGTCCGCCGCATCCTCGTCGAAGAAGCGGTCGAGAT of Deltaproteobacteria bacterium HGW-Deltaproteobacteria-4 contains these proteins:
- a CDS encoding PaaI family thioesterase, with the protein product MTVKESAVSISSTLPPPPNLSGESDWTPFDAPALVGKSLRFVSGDPDGERFRVRYFRNPAQQLRARIWFGPETEGPPGNAHGGAIAAVLDEVLGLAAWATGHRIVVGNLNVSFRGLLPIEQVVTVETDIISVVGRKILVHGRICRGATIYAEGECLCITLPGS
- a CDS encoding cytochrome C; translation: MASLSSVILSLFKGIQQSKASRWGALITMGVFPILLGAIILDLLGYVTNAYYGFFIYMILGPVLIFGLVLIFVGLFFFKGSREVQLFTMEYLQEQVSDPLRFARIKKLIVLGVALTVVNIGVFGVLAYSGYHYMESVEFCGQFCHTVMNPEYETYKRSPHSRVPCVECHIGSGAEWFVKSKLSGTRQLVAVALNTYPRPIATPVHGLRPARETCEECHRPELFHGEKLVIREHTLDDEVNSKTNTVLMMKIGSAGDRAVSSHGIHWHVSPENTITYLSDAARQVISEVTLTRGDGTKTVFRSGAKLDSGKGEKSKFEVRTMDCIDCHNRPSHIYLSAEEAIDLKFAEGKIPRDLPFIKREALKAANKSYKSAAAAKIGIAADLQAFYQQNYPEIVKQKGAQFLQSITGVQAAYGENVFPDMNIGWGNYTSLLQHGPDFDKGCFRCHSGEHESDTGEIISSDCDNCHTILAEGEKNPAILKIIRGE
- the folK gene encoding 2-amino-4-hydroxy-6-hydroxymethyldihydropteridine diphosphokinase — encoded protein: MRAFIAFGSNLGDRHALLLAARQELCSTPGINCVAASSLYESEAYGGPEGQGLYLNAVIEIATTLAPAALLQLLHNIESRHGRIRRERWSERTLDLDLLFYNDLILQTGSLTLPHPRLHERAFVLLPCAEIAPTLLHPVYGRTILQLSEEIEPSGTWLAKQRW
- the fsa gene encoding fructose-6-phosphate aldolase, whose product is MKFFIDTAEIAEIRAACELGLVDGVTTNPSLIAKSGRIFTEVLAEIAALVDGPISAEVIALDAPGMIAEGRELVKIAKNIVIKVPMTSEGLKATQVFSKEGIKTNVTLIFSALQALLAAKAGATYVSPFVGRLDDIGHDGMDGVDQIKTIFSNYGYDTEIIVASVRSPMHVHNAALIGADICTIPFSVMTQLAKHPLTDIGIEKFLADWQKSKKG